From one Marmota flaviventris isolate mMarFla1 chromosome 1, mMarFla1.hap1, whole genome shotgun sequence genomic stretch:
- the Prr36 gene encoding proline-rich protein 36 has translation MDKKDKAKTGAAVRTPASRPPGLATPRPPGSPRPPPPVTAAALRVLGATGAMGRRPLAERGGGVSGAAVPEAAARVAPTRSAGAGPRSPDSSGPTSGASSPAIARRSKAMGTEAGLPRPAASARPRPPTELPRKSAPPSPVATPPQAPPSLSSPILQTPASPPPQVPRRPPTPGPDASISGPRLTLALAPAAPPPPSRSPSSTLSGPDLAGHSSSATSTPEELRGYDSGPEGGAAASPPADAELAACHPAAWSRSSAPPLAIRGAPGSALPWPPVAGPGSTDGLCTIYEAEGPESATPTPGALDQGPESGAGGGKAATGPGTGVSSRSPKLARLGELPLGALQASVVQHLLSRTLLLAAAEGSAGGSGSGPGGAGGGGVTGSSRAPLSDAELGRWAELLSPLDESRASITSVTSFSPDDVASPQGDWTVVEVETFH, from the exons ATGGACAAGAAGGACAAGGCCAAGACAGGGGCTGCCGTGCGGACGCCGGCTTCTCGTCCTCCCGGTCTTGCGACCCCCAGGCCCCCAGGGTCTCCTCGACCTCCTCCCCCAGTAACCGCCGCAGCCCTTCGAGTTTTGGGAGCAACCGGAGCTATGGGAAGAAGGCCCCTGGCGGAACGAGGTGGGGGCGTCAGCGGAGCCGCTGTTCCCGAGGCTGCAGCCCGAGTGGCACCGACTCGGAGCGCTGGAGCAGGTCCGCGGAGTCCAG ACTCTTCAGGGCCCACCTCAGGAGCCTCCTCCCCAGCCATTGCCCGGAGGTCTAAGGCTATGGGCACAGAAGCAGGACTCCCCCGACCAGCTGCAAGTGCCCGGCCACGTCCCCCTACTGAGTTGCCCAGGAAATCA GCTCCTCCCTCTCCCGTGGCCACGCCTCCACAGGCTCCGCCCTCACTGTCCTCACCCATTCTGCAGACCCCTGCCTCGCCCCCTCCGCAGGTTCCACGCCGCCCCCCGACCCCAGGTCCAGATGCTTCCATTTCGGGTCCACGGCTGACCCTGGCACTGGCCCCCGCCGCGCCGCCGCCACCTTCGCGCAGCCCGTCTAGTACATTGAGCGGCCCGGACCTGGCCGGCCACAGTAGCAGCGCCACAAGCACGCCCGAGGAGCTGCGCGGCTACGACAGCGGGCCCGAAGGTGGCGCCGCAGCCTCCCCACCTGCAGACGCGGAGCTCGCAGCCTGCCACCCGGCCGCCTGGAGCCGAAGTTCGGCTCCACCACTGGCAATCCGCGGCGCGCCAG GATCGGCCCTGCCGTGGCCTCCAGTTGCCGGGCCTGGCTCAACTGATGGTCTGTGCACCATCTATGAGGCGGAAGGGCCCGAGTCGGCGACTCCCACACCAGGAGCACTGGATCAGGGGCCCGAGTCCGGCGCTGGTGGTGGGAAGGCTGCGACCGGGCCCGGGACTGGGGTGTCCTCGCGGAGCCCAAAGCTTGCGCGCCTGGGCGAGCTGCCGCTGGGGGCGCTGCAGGCTAGCGTCGTGCAGCACCTGCTGAGCCGGACGCTGCTGCTGGCGGCGGCCGAGGGTAGTGCGGGAGGCAGCGGCAGTGGTCCAGGGGGTGCGGGAGGTGGTGGTGTCACCGGGAGCTCCCGAGCTCCGCTCAGCGACGCCGAACTGGGCCGCTGGGCCGAACTGTTGTCTCCTCTGGACGAATCCCGTGCCAGCATCACTTCGGTCACCAGCTTCTCTCCAGATGACGTGGCCTCCCCGCAGGGTGACTGGACTGTGGTGGAAGTGGAGACTTTCCACTAA